The Candidatus Baltobacteraceae bacterium genome includes a window with the following:
- a CDS encoding proline dehydrogenase family protein — translation MIARAALLAASRSQFLRTFMAAKGLQLGARRFVAGETLDDFVEIVRELNRGGFLVASAILGEQVASEGETHRTTAEYKQLLSRIASEGLKANVALKLTHLGLGISESLASENLAEIVAHAARLTTSIRVDMEDSARVDATLRIYRAMRKARHDNVGAVLQAYLYRTPADLEALGDCKPNLRLVKGAYLEPPSVAYAKKPDVDAAFKRLIEHALLAGGYTAIATHDEDAIRHASSFIRAKVIPNDRFEFQMLYGVRPALQKHVRDQGYTVRIAAPFGREWYPYFMRRLAERPANVAFVLRSFLKG, via the coding sequence ATGATCGCGCGGGCCGCCCTTCTGGCTGCATCTCGCAGCCAATTTCTGAGAACGTTCATGGCTGCAAAGGGCTTGCAGCTCGGCGCGCGTCGATTCGTTGCCGGTGAGACGCTCGACGACTTCGTCGAGATCGTCCGCGAGCTCAACCGCGGGGGATTTCTCGTCGCATCCGCGATCTTGGGTGAACAGGTCGCAAGCGAGGGCGAGACGCACCGCACCACTGCGGAGTACAAGCAGCTGCTCTCGCGCATCGCGTCGGAAGGCCTCAAAGCCAACGTCGCGCTGAAGCTAACGCATCTCGGCCTGGGCATCAGCGAATCGCTTGCCTCCGAGAATCTCGCGGAGATCGTTGCGCACGCCGCTCGTCTGACGACTTCGATCCGCGTCGACATGGAAGACTCGGCGCGCGTCGATGCGACGCTGCGAATCTATCGCGCAATGCGTAAGGCCAGGCATGACAACGTCGGTGCGGTTCTGCAAGCGTATCTCTACCGCACGCCGGCCGACCTCGAAGCACTCGGGGACTGCAAGCCCAATCTCCGGCTCGTCAAGGGCGCGTATCTGGAACCGCCATCCGTCGCGTATGCGAAGAAACCGGACGTTGATGCCGCGTTCAAACGGCTCATCGAGCACGCGCTGCTCGCCGGCGGCTATACGGCAATCGCAACGCACGACGAGGATGCAATCCGGCATGCGTCTTCCTTTATAAGGGCAAAGGTGATTCCGAACGATCGCTTCGAGTTCCAGATGCTGTACGGCGTGCGGCCGGCGCTCCAGAAGCACGTCCGCGACCAGGGCTACACGGTGCGCATCGCCGCGCCGTTCGGACGCGAATGGTATCCGTACTTCATGCGGCGTTTAGCGGAACGACCCGCCAACGTCGCGTTTGTGCTACGAAGTTTTCTGAAGGGATAG
- a CDS encoding transglutaminase-like domain-containing protein, whose protein sequence is MASESGSLHVNPLASPSSDFYRSADESSIHDFLCIAGWAEQYRREPQAARAAAAGALERWISAGLPFRKHHSVRTFDPAEVVNFAKALGMRGDDDFWEQHYVATGRWLVGELAAPRTVAPDESRCFSLRLERTVNLGHYAAGDRVRLHLPLPIEDESMHDVHVVPDVDGATRIESARIESGRLVATVIVPQEKIASIAAEIAFCHPERSERSERSRRTATISDLELYLRPQEQLIKITPRMLELAKRLGVNKNDSLATMRSIWDFFFEHLALGVVHYDALGENPLDFAIESGLFDCRLGSALIVALCRAGGIPARICSGYALYAVPYYHHWAEVWTDDRGWLPFDLICWDLSLRGEDATWTGRFFARIDARMTTERLPRTFTGFPSVQFPDAWHVLSRPIQNGAAFGLFSVETGALVYEDRLALKTNA, encoded by the coding sequence ATGGCCTCTGAATCCGGCTCGTTGCACGTGAATCCTTTGGCGTCGCCATCAAGCGACTTTTACCGAAGCGCCGACGAAAGCTCTATCCACGATTTCTTATGCATCGCGGGTTGGGCGGAGCAATATCGCCGCGAGCCGCAGGCCGCGCGCGCCGCCGCAGCCGGTGCGCTCGAGCGCTGGATTTCAGCTGGCTTGCCGTTTCGTAAGCATCACTCGGTACGCACCTTCGATCCGGCCGAAGTCGTCAATTTCGCGAAAGCACTCGGCATGCGCGGGGACGATGACTTTTGGGAGCAGCATTATGTTGCAACTGGACGCTGGTTGGTCGGCGAGCTCGCTGCACCACGAACCGTCGCTCCGGATGAATCCCGGTGCTTTTCGTTACGTCTCGAGCGAACCGTTAACCTCGGCCACTACGCCGCCGGCGACCGCGTGCGGTTGCATCTTCCGCTTCCAATCGAAGACGAATCGATGCATGACGTACACGTTGTACCCGACGTCGATGGAGCGACGCGCATAGAATCCGCACGCATCGAGTCGGGACGCCTGGTCGCAACGGTAATCGTGCCGCAAGAGAAAATCGCCTCCATCGCCGCTGAGATCGCCTTTTGTCATCCTGAGCGTAGTGAGCGAAGCGAACGTAGTCGAAGGACCGCCACAATCTCCGACCTCGAGCTCTACCTTCGCCCGCAGGAACAGCTCATTAAGATTACACCACGGATGCTCGAGCTCGCGAAGCGGCTTGGTGTGAATAAAAACGATTCGCTCGCGACGATGCGAAGCATCTGGGACTTCTTCTTCGAGCATCTGGCGCTCGGCGTCGTGCACTATGATGCGCTCGGCGAAAATCCACTCGATTTCGCAATCGAGTCGGGCTTATTCGATTGCCGTCTCGGCTCCGCGCTGATCGTCGCACTTTGTCGCGCTGGCGGAATACCGGCGCGAATCTGCAGCGGGTACGCGCTCTACGCCGTGCCGTACTACCATCACTGGGCCGAGGTCTGGACCGACGATCGTGGCTGGCTGCCGTTCGATCTTATTTGTTGGGATCTCTCGCTACGCGGAGAAGATGCTACCTGGACCGGCAGATTCTTCGCACGCATTGACGCGCGCATGACGACCGAGAGATTGCCGCGCACGTTCACAGGATTTCCATCGGTGCAGTTTCCGGATGCCTGGCACGTGCTGTCGAGACCGATCCAAAATGGCGCCGCCTTCGGACTCTTTTCCGTCGAGACCGGCGCCCTCGTCTACGAAGACCGCTTAGCGCTCAAAACAAACGCTTGA
- a CDS encoding polyphosphate kinase 2 family protein yields the protein MKQKHLRVKPGVPLHLGEIDPSDTNGFKDKDDARECHERNLHKLETLQEKLAASRSYAVLIVLQGMDSSGKDGVIKHVMSGVNPQGVDVHAFKQPTEEELSHDFLWRCQEALPERGRIGIFNRSYYEEVLVVRVHSSLLAKEDVENGKDIWCERFEDINAFERHLVRNGTRILKFFLHISKDEQRTRLLARLDDPSKNWKFSRSDATEREYWKEYIAAYESMLSATSTDFAPWYVIPADHKWCSRAAIGEITVDALESLDLHYPKPDAEQEKSLDRIRKQFEAEKR from the coding sequence GTGAAGCAAAAACACTTGCGCGTGAAGCCCGGCGTGCCGCTCCATCTGGGAGAGATCGATCCGAGCGACACAAATGGTTTCAAAGATAAGGATGATGCGCGCGAATGCCACGAGCGCAATCTCCACAAGCTTGAGACTTTGCAAGAAAAGCTTGCGGCTTCGCGTTCGTATGCGGTTCTAATCGTACTGCAAGGCATGGATTCGTCCGGCAAGGACGGCGTGATCAAGCACGTCATGTCGGGTGTGAATCCGCAGGGCGTCGACGTGCACGCTTTCAAGCAACCTACGGAAGAAGAGTTGAGCCACGATTTTCTGTGGCGCTGTCAGGAAGCGCTACCGGAGCGCGGCCGCATCGGCATCTTCAATCGCTCCTACTACGAGGAAGTACTCGTCGTGCGCGTCCACAGCAGTTTGCTCGCCAAAGAGGACGTCGAGAACGGCAAAGACATTTGGTGCGAGCGCTTCGAGGATATCAACGCGTTTGAGCGTCATCTCGTGCGCAACGGAACGCGTATCCTGAAATTCTTTCTGCACATCTCCAAGGATGAGCAGCGAACCAGGCTGCTCGCCCGTCTTGACGATCCCTCGAAGAACTGGAAGTTCTCCCGGAGTGACGCAACGGAACGCGAGTATTGGAAAGAGTACATCGCCGCATACGAGTCGATGCTTTCCGCGACGAGCACCGACTTTGCACCGTGGTACGTCATTCCAGCCGATCATAAATGGTGCTCGCGAGCGGCGATAGGCGAGATTACGGTGGATGCGCTCGAATCACTCGATCTTCATTACCCTAAGCCTGATGCAGAACAGGAGAAATCATTGGACCGCATCCGCAAACAGTTCGAGGCAGAGAAGCGATGA
- a CDS encoding glycosyltransferase family 2 protein: MRPSVVIRTKDESRRLRLTLTSLSAQSVSAQVVVVNDGSSDDTHDVLREAANWVDLLTVEHTTARGRSAASNAGARAATGDLLVFLDGDTLAGPHLVERHVAAHATPGVVGRGETFHIRSTRLLRDPETLDPWPADEHTLFERPRAEVERMRITRDEILHDFASVERRASPGVYPGSGARRVYELEMDALHNHPDSPVLWAAACGSNLSVERTPFLQAGGFLEALDLNEHRELALRLYAQGVRLVPVPGARTYHLIHGVTRNPLEERAWEDVFYRAHPTAVVKLLPVLWASLAPDSTIPPAERILSLPELEAAAARARRC; the protein is encoded by the coding sequence ATGCGCCCGAGCGTCGTCATTCGCACCAAAGACGAGTCGCGACGGTTGCGCTTGACGTTGACGTCGCTCTCGGCGCAGTCCGTTTCCGCGCAAGTTGTGGTCGTGAACGACGGGTCTTCCGACGATACACACGACGTGCTTCGTGAGGCTGCGAATTGGGTCGACCTGCTCACGGTCGAGCACACGACCGCACGCGGGCGATCTGCAGCGTCGAATGCGGGAGCACGCGCCGCTACCGGTGACCTGCTTGTCTTTCTCGACGGCGACACGCTCGCCGGCCCGCATCTGGTCGAACGGCACGTAGCCGCGCACGCGACGCCCGGCGTCGTCGGACGGGGCGAGACATTTCACATTCGCTCCACCCGATTGCTGCGCGATCCTGAAACGCTCGATCCTTGGCCGGCTGACGAGCACACCCTTTTCGAACGTCCGCGCGCCGAAGTGGAACGCATGCGTATCACGCGCGACGAGATCTTGCATGATTTTGCATCGGTCGAACGGCGTGCCTCACCCGGCGTCTACCCCGGATCAGGCGCGCGGCGCGTCTACGAGCTCGAAATGGATGCGCTGCATAACCACCCGGATTCGCCCGTGCTCTGGGCCGCAGCTTGCGGCAGCAATCTCTCCGTCGAGCGCACGCCTTTTCTCCAAGCGGGCGGATTTCTCGAAGCGCTCGATCTCAACGAACATCGCGAGCTTGCGCTACGGCTCTACGCGCAAGGTGTGCGCCTCGTTCCGGTCCCCGGCGCCCGAACGTATCATTTGATTCATGGCGTGACGCGCAATCCGCTCGAAGAGCGCGCGTGGGAAGACGTCTTCTATCGCGCGCATCCCACTGCGGTCGTGAAACTTTTGCCGGTACTGTGGGCGTCACTGGCGCCCGACTCGACGATACCGCCTGCCGAGCGCATTCTCTCGCTTCCCGAATTGGAAGCCGCTGCAGCGCGAGCGCGGCGATGCTGA
- a CDS encoding glycosyltransferase family 2 protein, whose product MTEEKISCLMVTMPKRLELFRQSVAAYCEQTYENKELVVVTDGPRDRMRPLAAHVESLGRGDVRVVHEERSRSLGALRNLSCEAASGAYFCQWDDDDIYHPRRLEEQYRALKQQDAACLYLEETMQFMVESRRLYWLNWHATQQRAHPGTLLCSRSAMIAYPEEGEAAEYTHDSVVCLELQKRLGFATLAAQPFLYVYVTHDLNKYPREHHEMLAEQLAISKGLLQRRERELREGLAPIDFGAGDVTVQGSNGQAFVLSAKRSS is encoded by the coding sequence ATGACAGAAGAGAAAATCAGTTGCCTGATGGTGACGATGCCGAAACGGCTCGAACTGTTTCGGCAGAGCGTTGCCGCGTATTGTGAACAAACGTACGAAAACAAGGAGCTCGTCGTCGTTACAGACGGGCCCCGCGATAGAATGCGTCCGCTCGCTGCGCACGTCGAGTCACTCGGCCGCGGCGATGTCCGCGTCGTCCACGAGGAACGGAGCCGTTCACTCGGCGCACTGCGAAACCTGAGCTGCGAAGCCGCTTCCGGAGCGTATTTCTGCCAGTGGGACGACGACGACATCTACCACCCGCGACGGCTTGAAGAACAATACCGCGCGTTAAAGCAGCAAGACGCCGCCTGTCTCTACTTGGAAGAGACGATGCAGTTCATGGTGGAGTCGCGCCGGCTGTACTGGCTCAATTGGCATGCGACGCAGCAGCGGGCGCATCCAGGAACATTGTTGTGCTCGCGATCGGCCATGATCGCCTATCCGGAAGAAGGCGAAGCAGCGGAGTATACGCACGATTCGGTTGTATGTCTCGAGCTGCAGAAACGGCTGGGATTCGCAACGCTCGCAGCGCAACCGTTTCTCTACGTATACGTTACGCACGATCTCAACAAGTATCCGCGCGAGCACCACGAGATGCTCGCAGAGCAACTCGCAATCTCGAAAGGGCTACTACAGCGGCGTGAGCGCGAGCTTCGCGAAGGGTTGGCACCGATCGACTTCGGCGCGGGTGACGTTACCGTTCAAGGAAGCAATGGTCAAGCGTTTGTTTTGAGCGCTAAGCGGTCTTCGTAG
- a CDS encoding lipoyl domain-containing protein, whose translation MTYALVVGGTKEAVDVRLLEWHVQPGATVAPGDLIVELETYKVIVEVRAQQGGVLRRIGCKAGEWRKLGDVLGIFSDDAGGALPESSEGLPIWEARFEIA comes from the coding sequence GTGACGTACGCGCTCGTCGTCGGCGGCACGAAGGAAGCCGTCGACGTTCGTCTCCTGGAGTGGCACGTGCAACCCGGCGCAACTGTGGCGCCGGGCGACTTGATCGTCGAGCTCGAGACATATAAAGTCATCGTTGAGGTTCGCGCGCAGCAAGGCGGCGTTTTGCGGCGTATCGGGTGCAAGGCGGGCGAATGGCGCAAGCTCGGAGACGTTCTGGGAATTTTCAGCGACGACGCCGGCGGCGCACTCCCTGAATCTTCGGAAGGTCTGCCGATTTGGGAGGCGCGGTTCGAGATCGCCTAG
- a CDS encoding threonine/serine dehydratase, translating into MRDLDSSENLRKAISEIEQRIRPYIRRTPVIEINPADFGVACSAIALKLELMQYAGSFKTRGAFTNLLLRDVPKAGIVAASGGNHGAAVAYAAMRLGIPATIFVPSISSQAKVDRIRSYGARLEIRGDLYADALAASEEFVRESGAMPVHAFDQAETIRGQGTLALELEQQAPNLDTVLAGVGVGGLISGIAAWYGGRTRVIGVEPRKSPTLTRAFEAGKPVDAEAGGIAADSLAPRRVGELVYPIARQYVERVLLVEDEMIEQAQQRLWDDLRLVAEPGGSAAFAALLAGVYTPSSDERVGVVVSGGNTVVTLRAVPQ; encoded by the coding sequence GTGCGCGATTTAGATTCCTCGGAGAACCTCAGGAAAGCGATCTCAGAAATCGAGCAGCGCATTCGCCCGTACATCCGGCGAACGCCGGTAATCGAGATCAATCCGGCGGATTTTGGTGTCGCGTGTTCGGCGATTGCGCTAAAGCTCGAATTGATGCAATACGCGGGTTCGTTCAAGACGCGTGGTGCATTCACGAACCTCTTGTTGCGCGATGTTCCCAAAGCCGGAATCGTTGCGGCGTCAGGCGGCAATCACGGCGCTGCGGTCGCGTACGCAGCCATGCGTCTTGGAATTCCGGCGACGATTTTTGTTCCGAGCATATCATCACAAGCGAAGGTCGATCGCATTCGCTCCTACGGTGCACGTCTCGAGATTCGCGGTGATCTTTATGCCGATGCGCTCGCTGCAAGCGAAGAGTTTGTCCGCGAATCCGGCGCGATGCCGGTGCACGCTTTCGATCAAGCCGAGACGATTCGAGGGCAAGGCACGCTCGCACTCGAGCTGGAGCAGCAAGCCCCGAATCTCGACACGGTGCTGGCCGGCGTCGGCGTCGGCGGTTTGATCAGCGGCATCGCCGCATGGTACGGCGGGCGCACGCGCGTGATCGGCGTCGAGCCGCGCAAATCACCGACGCTGACGCGCGCGTTCGAAGCCGGTAAGCCGGTCGATGCCGAAGCCGGTGGGATTGCGGCAGATTCGCTTGCACCGCGTCGCGTCGGCGAGCTGGTGTATCCGATCGCGCGTCAATACGTCGAACGCGTTCTGCTCGTCGAGGACGAAATGATCGAACAGGCGCAGCAGCGACTTTGGGACGATCTTCGTCTCGTCGCCGAACCGGGCGGCTCAGCCGCGTTTGCGGCATTGCTTGCGGGCGTCTACACTCCGTCGAGCGATGAGCGCGTTGGCGTCGTGGTCAGCGGCGGAAACACCGTTGTCACCTTGCGTGCGGTGCCGCAATAG
- a CDS encoding methyltransferase domain-containing protein has product MSPRSEQHKLVQEKFSQQAEHWRALSIPHDLQAILQRVELSPHARVLDVAAGSGLLSRALARRAKEVVAVDITLEMLAGGREAAAREGITNVTFMQAEAESLPFEDGSFDLVVTRFSLHHIAEPQRVVNEMVRVARGRGRVLLIDMVVTDDPDLAQRANAIERRRDPSHAWTPTWSQLQAFPATAGAAVVEAYTQDRTRDLDDWIKMSGSEIRDELIAAFEADLAGGEPTGLEPYRQGDAIRFRHPLGIVLARA; this is encoded by the coding sequence ATGTCGCCGCGGTCGGAACAGCACAAGCTCGTTCAAGAAAAGTTCTCGCAGCAAGCCGAGCACTGGCGCGCCTTGAGCATCCCCCATGATTTGCAGGCAATTTTACAGCGCGTCGAGCTGTCGCCGCATGCGCGCGTGCTCGACGTCGCGGCGGGAAGCGGATTGCTGAGCCGCGCCCTCGCTCGCCGCGCCAAAGAAGTCGTGGCTGTCGACATCACTCTGGAGATGCTCGCCGGCGGCCGCGAAGCTGCTGCGCGCGAAGGCATAACCAACGTCACGTTTATGCAGGCCGAGGCCGAATCGCTGCCGTTCGAAGACGGTTCGTTCGATCTCGTCGTAACGCGCTTCTCGTTGCATCACATTGCTGAGCCGCAGCGCGTCGTCAACGAGATGGTGCGTGTCGCGCGCGGACGTGGTCGCGTGCTGTTGATCGATATGGTCGTCACCGACGATCCCGATCTTGCGCAGCGCGCGAACGCGATCGAACGCCGCCGAGACCCGTCGCACGCTTGGACGCCGACATGGTCGCAGCTACAAGCGTTCCCGGCCACGGCAGGGGCCGCAGTCGTTGAAGCCTACACGCAAGACCGCACGCGCGACCTCGACGATTGGATCAAAATGTCCGGAAGCGAGATCCGGGACGAGCTGATTGCGGCCTTCGAAGCCGATCTTGCGGGCGGCGAACCGACGGGGCTGGAGCCCTATCGCCAAGGCGATGCGATTCGTTTCCGTCATCCGCTAGGAATCGTGCTCGCTCGAGCCTAG
- a CDS encoding SGNH/GDSL hydrolase family protein, translating into MNRGLTVFAKGNLDVRDSLHSLRLDGVVAWNGVNEIVRARFPAATIRIKHELYTRSDALLAATGTAPAALDERRSLLEPYTPETQFSRALFETKADAYVLSIQPDIMTALYRHRSNGYLLSAIAEDTWPAADRDWLAENFAFNGVLDVDASMRNLERIIAHIRANNDAPILAYNVSSVVPGESVRNYAEFPESLSTRIRRFNLGLIEVSERNGIWIIDVDTIVARAGADRTKIDTLHLTAEGCRLVAGEVVDTLEQLDLFSGAAV; encoded by the coding sequence GTGAATCGCGGTCTGACGGTTTTTGCAAAAGGGAATCTCGACGTACGCGATTCCCTCCATTCGCTTCGTCTTGACGGGGTTGTCGCCTGGAATGGCGTCAACGAAATCGTCCGCGCGCGCTTCCCGGCAGCCACGATCCGCATCAAGCACGAGCTGTACACGCGCTCTGACGCGCTCCTAGCCGCGACCGGTACGGCGCCTGCGGCACTGGACGAGCGGCGTTCGCTCCTCGAGCCGTACACGCCGGAAACGCAATTCAGTCGCGCGCTCTTCGAGACCAAAGCCGATGCGTACGTTCTCTCGATTCAGCCGGACATCATGACCGCACTCTATCGGCACCGCAGCAACGGCTATCTGCTCAGCGCAATCGCCGAAGATACTTGGCCGGCCGCGGACCGCGACTGGCTTGCGGAAAACTTTGCGTTCAACGGCGTACTCGACGTCGACGCGTCGATGCGCAACCTCGAGCGCATCATCGCGCACATTCGCGCCAATAACGATGCGCCGATTCTCGCCTACAACGTCTCGAGCGTCGTCCCAGGCGAGTCCGTCCGCAATTATGCCGAGTTCCCCGAAAGTCTCTCGACGCGCATCCGGCGATTCAATCTTGGCTTGATCGAAGTTTCGGAACGCAACGGCATCTGGATTATCGACGTCGACACTATCGTAGCGCGCGCGGGCGCCGACCGAACGAAGATCGACACGCTCCACCTGACCGCCGAGGGTTGCCGGCTCGTCGCCGGCGAGGTCGTCGACACGCTCGAGCAGCTCGATCTCTTTTCGGGTGCTGCGGTCTAA
- a CDS encoding TonB-dependent receptor — protein sequence MAQSASQGTVSGVVTDTNAGPIAGALISLSGPQVTSTTSGSDGTFSVNVAAGTYTISVTKSGFERQTQGNVVVVSGQTNSVNVSLAAQTMTSLQVIGHVSTSAGARGSINTSPASTAVISQQTMQDQGIQQVMQILDETPGIIAQYPGGTANPSAPASVSYPVIRGALPYETESLIDGHPLANQSYGDFVITYLNPYLLQSIEVVKGPGASATQDNNAINGTVNFRTLEPTTERRESVVFGVDSFGGNYSNFRATGTVLNGKLGYALDYAITGTPGPLQNAQSVYTGFTPDTIINGIPNGGYAATAPATLPAKIQNPPYNVDSLYGCCYPLNTQYLNRGELVKLRWNFSGSTTLTASYIGSQVAAQEISTGTYNLPMVFEPAAGYTATGNGAVPGQTINTITGVYQPPNQPESNNAPLFQVEFRTAPTPNDVILARYYTAELYRELSNGIAGPTGTYTTNMTLNGSFTPAAPNSAPIIFNNQLASVSFIDQYFQEVEFDQLHGGSFEYDHALGGGAGLLSVAVDSTATTSESYEYEPALAAYGIPPGSQVAETTEMLRGIFNLSPHLQLTLANYFNEYSYHYSSDNGVTWQNPHSWYDVPRGSLVWQPNSNTAIRAAAGSAIAPAYLYLLSTQNTAPTSEAGGTYYQHTVAPPTGSVFPETAFGYDLGGDMRLGGYKTLSVDGYWNNLRNQFVKPYYLQGYCLAPCTTTVPASTAGAVPLYGQTVENLSNSRYAGLEGSFKNDPPVGLGGIVNLSLIRAYAYDINPCFYSSDPTISCSTASQNLGIVPYANFGSSNSVSADGKYNTLGDAVPYAQGYGEIHYRFPRGGLVLLGTTFYGNNNTFQRSSFYTFNATLRAPIYDAHTFAQVSVYNLFNTWGAGYGTAFVGTPEVVLANGNFALTNAKSLMPTTFRFQISHDFGAK from the coding sequence ATGGCGCAATCCGCATCACAAGGCACCGTTAGCGGCGTCGTCACCGATACCAATGCAGGCCCTATAGCGGGTGCATTGATCTCGCTGAGCGGCCCGCAAGTGACGTCCACGACGAGCGGCAGCGACGGAACATTTTCAGTGAATGTTGCAGCCGGCACTTATACGATATCTGTGACGAAGTCGGGCTTCGAGAGACAAACGCAGGGCAACGTCGTAGTCGTCTCCGGGCAGACGAATTCCGTGAACGTTTCGCTCGCAGCGCAGACCATGACGTCATTGCAAGTCATTGGGCACGTTTCGACATCCGCCGGCGCACGAGGTTCGATCAATACGAGCCCCGCATCAACCGCGGTCATCTCACAGCAGACGATGCAGGATCAGGGCATTCAGCAGGTTATGCAGATCCTCGATGAGACGCCGGGCATCATCGCGCAATATCCGGGAGGAACGGCGAACCCGTCTGCACCGGCATCCGTTTCGTATCCCGTTATTCGTGGCGCGCTTCCGTATGAGACTGAAAGTCTCATTGACGGACATCCGCTTGCCAACCAGAGTTACGGCGACTTTGTCATCACGTATCTGAATCCGTATTTACTGCAGAGCATCGAAGTCGTCAAAGGTCCGGGCGCGTCCGCGACCCAGGACAACAATGCGATCAACGGCACCGTAAATTTCCGTACGCTCGAACCGACGACAGAACGACGTGAATCAGTCGTGTTCGGCGTCGACTCCTTTGGCGGCAACTACTCGAACTTTCGCGCGACCGGCACGGTCCTGAACGGGAAACTCGGTTACGCGCTCGACTATGCGATAACCGGTACGCCGGGGCCGCTGCAGAATGCGCAGAGCGTTTACACCGGGTTCACTCCCGACACAATCATCAACGGCATTCCGAACGGCGGCTATGCCGCAACCGCGCCGGCGACACTTCCGGCGAAGATTCAGAATCCTCCCTATAACGTCGATAGCTTGTACGGATGTTGTTATCCGCTGAACACGCAATATCTTAATAGGGGCGAGCTCGTTAAGCTGCGGTGGAATTTTTCTGGTTCCACGACCTTGACGGCTAGCTACATCGGCAGCCAGGTAGCGGCTCAAGAAATCTCGACGGGAACCTATAATCTTCCGATGGTTTTTGAGCCGGCTGCCGGATATACAGCGACCGGAAACGGCGCCGTTCCTGGCCAGACGATCAACACGATCACGGGCGTGTACCAGCCACCAAATCAGCCCGAATCGAATAACGCACCGTTATTTCAGGTGGAATTTCGAACGGCACCGACGCCAAACGACGTCATCTTGGCGCGCTATTACACGGCCGAACTTTACCGCGAGCTATCTAATGGAATCGCCGGACCGACCGGTACGTACACGACGAACATGACGTTGAATGGGTCCTTCACTCCCGCCGCTCCCAACTCGGCGCCGATCATCTTCAACAATCAGCTTGCGAGCGTGTCGTTCATCGACCAATATTTCCAGGAGGTCGAATTCGATCAATTGCACGGCGGGTCGTTCGAGTACGATCATGCACTTGGCGGCGGGGCCGGTCTGCTGTCGGTCGCGGTTGACAGTACGGCAACGACCAGCGAGTCGTATGAATATGAGCCGGCGCTTGCAGCATACGGCATTCCGCCTGGATCGCAGGTTGCCGAAACGACGGAGATGTTGCGTGGCATCTTCAACCTAAGTCCGCATCTGCAGCTCACGCTCGCCAATTACTTTAACGAATACTCCTATCATTATTCGAGCGACAACGGTGTTACGTGGCAAAACCCGCACAGTTGGTACGACGTGCCACGCGGCAGTCTCGTATGGCAGCCGAATTCCAATACCGCAATTCGCGCTGCCGCCGGGAGTGCAATTGCTCCAGCATATCTCTATCTGCTTTCAACGCAAAACACTGCTCCAACGTCGGAAGCCGGGGGCACCTACTACCAACACACGGTGGCTCCGCCGACCGGGAGCGTCTTTCCGGAAACGGCTTTCGGGTACGATCTCGGCGGCGATATGCGCTTAGGCGGATACAAGACACTTTCGGTCGACGGCTATTGGAACAACCTTCGAAATCAATTCGTCAAGCCGTACTACTTGCAAGGGTATTGCCTCGCGCCTTGCACGACCACGGTCCCGGCGTCGACCGCCGGAGCCGTTCCACTCTACGGACAAACGGTTGAGAATCTTTCGAATTCGCGCTACGCCGGTCTCGAAGGTTCGTTCAAGAATGATCCGCCAGTCGGTCTAGGTGGTATCGTGAATCTTTCGTTGATTCGCGCGTACGCGTACGACATCAATCCCTGCTTCTACTCATCTGACCCGACGATTTCGTGTTCAACAGCCTCGCAGAACCTCGGAATCGTTCCCTACGCGAATTTCGGATCCAGCAACAGCGTCAGCGCGGACGGCAAATATAATACGCTCGGCGACGCGGTACCGTACGCGCAAGGTTACGGAGAGATCCATTACCGCTTCCCGCGCGGCGGACTAGTGCTGCTGGGCACAACGTTCTACGGCAACAACAATACCTTCCAACGGTCCTCTTTCTACACGTTCAACGCAACCTTGCGCGCACCGATCTATGATGCACACACATTCGCGCAAGTCTCGGTCTACAATCTCTTCAATACGTGGGGTGCCGGTTACGGAACCGCGTTCGTAGGAACGCCGGAGGTCGTCCTGGCCAACGGAAACTTTGCGTTGACCAACGCGAAGTCGCTAATGCCCACGACGTTCCGGTTCCAAATCTCGCATGACTTCGGAGCCAAATAG